A window of Vigna unguiculata cultivar IT97K-499-35 chromosome 4, ASM411807v1, whole genome shotgun sequence contains these coding sequences:
- the LOC114181083 gene encoding uncharacterized protein LOC114181083 isoform X2 → MITVSKPLLYGDRVRFHQKMVAPIAVSSPKSTLLQNPIYLGDSSSSFFGGSLKGLCLHLKPRPQRRDFSNLAVASASATPSVGKSNSGGRFYFNITGFPFPLGPFLNRRTIRTEAVKGCIWLFEQEQALGFSSVSTNIRMTVIKLKSGGLWVHAPIAPTDECIQLIKELGAPVEYIVLPTFAYEHKVFVGPFSRKFPLAQVWVAPRQWSWPLNLPLEFFGIFRAKTLKDDDLSTPWAGEIEQKILSSPEVGIGPYVEVAFYHKPSKTLLVTDAVIFVPRQPPECISKESLLASAKNGLAVKLLSKGKEVPDEPVVDNKRNRQKGWERMVLQILFLGPSNLLEPNASFAQMSQKLIVSPIVKTLVFSKVPEKLL, encoded by the exons TGCAGAACCCCATCTATTTGGGTGACTCATCTTCAAGCTTTTTTGGGGGATCTTTGAAGGGTCTTTGCTTGCATCTGAAACCAAGGCCACAAAGAAGAGACTTTTCCAATTTGGCTGTGGCTTCTGCTTCTGCCACCCCAAGTGTCGGAAAGAGCAATTCTGGTGGCAGGTTTTACTTCAACATCACTGGATTTCCTTTCCCACTTGGTCCTTTTCTCAATAGACGCACTATTAGAACTGAG GCTGTGAAGGGTTGTATATGGCTATTCGAACAGGAGCAGGCATTAGGCTTCAGCAGTGTTTCCACAAACATAAGAATGACTGTTATCAAACTCAAATCTGGGGGCTTATGGGTTCATGCACCCATAGCACCAACCGATGAGTGTATTCAG CTTATTAAGGAATTGGGGGCTCCTGTTGAATATATTGTTCTCCCCACTTTTGCTTATGAGCACAAAGTATTTGTTGGTCCATTTTCTAGAAAATTTCCCCTTGCTCAGGTGTGGGTGGCACCAAGGCAATGGAGTTGGCCATTGAACTTACCATTGGAATTCTTCGGTATTTTTCGCGCTAAAACCTTGAAAGACGATGATTTATCCACTCCTTGGGCTGGAGAAATAGAGCAAAAGATTCTAAGCTCACCAGAAGTTG GAATTGGACCTTATGTGGAGGTAGCTTTCTACCACAAACCTTCAAAAACACTATTGGTGACAGATGCTGTTATTTTTGTCCCAAGACAACCACCTGAGTGTATAAGCAAAGAATCCTTATTAGCATCTGCAAAAAATGGTTTGGCTGTGAAACTTCTCAGTAAAGGAAAGGAGGTACCTGATGAACCTGTAGTTGACAACAAAAGGAACCGGCAAAAAG GATGGGAAAGAATGGTGCTACAAATCTTGTTTCTTGGTCCATCAAATCTTTTAGAACCCAATGCAAGCTTTGCACAGATGTCACAGAAGTTGATAGTTTCACCAATTGTTAAGACTCTGGTCTTCAGTAAAGTTCCTGAAAAG TTATTATGA
- the LOC114181083 gene encoding uncharacterized protein LOC114181083 isoform X1, with the protein MITVSKPLLYGDRVRFHQKMVAPIAVSSPKSTLLQNPIYLGDSSSSFFGGSLKGLCLHLKPRPQRRDFSNLAVASASATPSVGKSNSGGRFYFNITGFPFPLGPFLNRRTIRTEAVKGCIWLFEQEQALGFSSVSTNIRMTVIKLKSGGLWVHAPIAPTDECIQLIKELGAPVEYIVLPTFAYEHKVFVGPFSRKFPLAQVWVAPRQWSWPLNLPLEFFGIFRAKTLKDDDLSTPWAGEIEQKILSSPEVGIGPYVEVAFYHKPSKTLLVTDAVIFVPRQPPECISKESLLASAKNGLAVKLLSKGKEVPDEPVVDNKRNRQKGWERMVLQILFLGPSNLLEPNASFAQMSQKLIVSPIVKTLVFSKVPEKVREWVDSISRDWRFKRIIPAHFAGPISASRSDFRAAFAFLDEFLVESNGAWPSLSLLFSSIMGKAATYFPPDDMRTLSSLDQFLVSVGAVKKTVSGRKR; encoded by the exons TGCAGAACCCCATCTATTTGGGTGACTCATCTTCAAGCTTTTTTGGGGGATCTTTGAAGGGTCTTTGCTTGCATCTGAAACCAAGGCCACAAAGAAGAGACTTTTCCAATTTGGCTGTGGCTTCTGCTTCTGCCACCCCAAGTGTCGGAAAGAGCAATTCTGGTGGCAGGTTTTACTTCAACATCACTGGATTTCCTTTCCCACTTGGTCCTTTTCTCAATAGACGCACTATTAGAACTGAG GCTGTGAAGGGTTGTATATGGCTATTCGAACAGGAGCAGGCATTAGGCTTCAGCAGTGTTTCCACAAACATAAGAATGACTGTTATCAAACTCAAATCTGGGGGCTTATGGGTTCATGCACCCATAGCACCAACCGATGAGTGTATTCAG CTTATTAAGGAATTGGGGGCTCCTGTTGAATATATTGTTCTCCCCACTTTTGCTTATGAGCACAAAGTATTTGTTGGTCCATTTTCTAGAAAATTTCCCCTTGCTCAGGTGTGGGTGGCACCAAGGCAATGGAGTTGGCCATTGAACTTACCATTGGAATTCTTCGGTATTTTTCGCGCTAAAACCTTGAAAGACGATGATTTATCCACTCCTTGGGCTGGAGAAATAGAGCAAAAGATTCTAAGCTCACCAGAAGTTG GAATTGGACCTTATGTGGAGGTAGCTTTCTACCACAAACCTTCAAAAACACTATTGGTGACAGATGCTGTTATTTTTGTCCCAAGACAACCACCTGAGTGTATAAGCAAAGAATCCTTATTAGCATCTGCAAAAAATGGTTTGGCTGTGAAACTTCTCAGTAAAGGAAAGGAGGTACCTGATGAACCTGTAGTTGACAACAAAAGGAACCGGCAAAAAG GATGGGAAAGAATGGTGCTACAAATCTTGTTTCTTGGTCCATCAAATCTTTTAGAACCCAATGCAAGCTTTGCACAGATGTCACAGAAGTTGATAGTTTCACCAATTGTTAAGACTCTGGTCTTCAGTAAAGTTCCTGAAAAG GTGAGAGAGTGGGTTGATAGCATTTCCAGAGATTGGAGGTTCAAGAGAATAATCCCTGCTCACTTTGCTGGTCCAATAAGTGCAAGCAGGTCTGATTTCAGGGCTGCATTTGCATTTCTTGATGAGTTTCTGGTGGAAAGTAATGGTGCATGGCCTTCACTGTCCCTTCTCTTCTCATCAATCATGGGAAAAGCAGCCACCTATTTTCCTCCAGATGACATGAGGACCCTTTCATCCCTTGACCAGTTTTTGGTGTCTGTTGGAGCTGTCAAGAAAACTGTTTCAGGAAGGAAAAGGTGA